GGCGCCAAGATGATTAGTTGAGACGACGGCTCCTTTGTTTCGAGACGTATTTGGGATTTGATGATTGCCCTCCAGGGAGCGATGACGCGGGGCTGTCTTGTCTGCCTCTGTTCCCCTCACTGCCCCTGCCCCGTGCACTCCGCCCATGTCGCGTTGGGTGAGAGAGCCGCCTGCTTGTTGACCCCTGCTGTGCTGAGCTGCACAGGTCTGGTAGGTGCTGCTGTGACGTAACGACTTCATGTTTGATGGCCTGTTGTGCTGCCTCCAGTCAAGGGCTCTGTCTGGGCAGTCAGTCTTTGGTGTCCATGCTGGCGGTCTTTCGGCTGGTCACGGCCCACGGTCCACGGCAAACCGCCAGCCGCCCAAGGCCGTTCACTTGCTTCAATGTGACTGGCTCGACCGACTCGACGGGGCAAAATCATGAGACCGGACCAGTCAGTCCAGAGACTCCGGACACTATCGACTTTCGACCCCAGATTCACCACCATCTAGCATTTCCATTGTCTAACAGCCAATCTCGACACAAACCTACTCCGCCTCGAGAACCCAACGCTTACTCATTCCCTTAACATCAACCGTCCGCGTTTCTGTAGAGACTGCTTTCAATTGCATTGCACACTTACCCGAGCacatcaactccaacccTGGTGACTGACACCTGCCATCCGGCTTCGGACATATTCGTCTGTTACGTCCCTCACCAACCGCAATCTCTATAACCTGGTTGGCATCCTGAGTCGCCATGCTGACATGCGgacctcaacaacatcgccGTTGAGGCTATGCCGGCCGCGTCCCTCTTCATACCTTTCCAACTCTCGCTATACACAAACCTGTCGAGGCCTTCATGCATCGCGGCCGTTGCGGTACTCTCCGCAGACGGTGTCTGATGTAGAGATTGCTGCTTTGGCTagacaacaccagcatcctcTCAGCCTCGCTGATCTAGTTAAGTATGTCTGCACGATATGGAGTCATGGATTCGTGCTTCCAAGTCGTTGTTTGATCTTTGAACAGGGTCCGACCTCGACAGTTTGCCCAGCTGGCTAACACCATATCAGACACGGACGACCACCTCTATCCGAAAAGTCCCTCCTCTCATCTGCCAATTTCACACTCTCTCTGCTCCCAATCCGACTGGCAAGACGGATCCAAGCCCTTCGTAACCTGCCTTATATCGTCgtctccaaccccaacatcTCTCGCATCTACAACAACTACCTACACTCGCTATCCATTCTCCTGCCATACTGGCACGCCGCGAGTCACGGCCAGCCGATTTCCACCCTCAAAGACGAAATCGAATTCACAAATGTCCTGGCCGAGCTCGTCGCAACCCACACCGACACCATACCCATTCTTGCCAAGGGCTTCCTTGAATGTCGCAAATACATCTCTCCCGCCGAGGTGACTCGCTTTCTGGACGAGCATTTACGCGCTCGAATCGGCACAAGATTAGTCGGCGAACAACACATAGCTCTTCACTTCAGCAGCCAACCTCACTTTGCTCCTGAGGATAGTCCCACGCCATGTCCCGAACACCCTTCATATATCGGCGTCATCGATACCGCCTTGAAGCCCTCTCTTACCATTGACTCTTGCGCCGGCTTCGTAGCCGACATTTGCGAGCTGCGTTATGGCTCCAGGCCTCAAATCTACATTGACGgcgaaccagacacaacgTTTGCTTTTATACCCATGCACCTGGAATACATTGTAACCGAACTGCTCAAGAACGCATTCCGTGCCACTGTAGAAAGCCGGGCTCGTGAACCCGTTGTCGTCACCATCGCACCCGAACCACCGCTTAAGGAGCAGCCCGGCGGCGCACCACTGATCAAGCAACCCGACGAAGAGCGCGGCCAATTCCGCAGCGACGCCATCAAACCTCTGGACGACAACGCCCCAGGTGTAACAATCCGTATACGAGATCGAGGCGGCGGCATCTCGCCCGACGTCTTACCCAACATCTGGTCATACTCATTCACTACCTtctccgacgacgacggctTCCCCGGTTCAGGAGGAAGCACAAGCGGGGATGGTCTCAGCGCCATCGCCACTGCCAGCACGGGCGGCAGCTCCATCGCCGGCCTGGGATACGGCCTGCCTTTAAGTCGTGCATACGCCGAGTActttggcggtggcatcgCCGTCCAGAGTCTATACGGCTGGGGCACAGATGTATACTTGCGGCTCAAGGGTGTAGGGAATCTCGACTGACCGACCACCTGAGGGAGGTTCTAGAGCAAGAAACACAAAGAAAACACATCAACCTTTCCCAAGGTCCAAATATAAATGATACCAATGATATTGCCCCGGATAGCGGGTAACTATTAAAATTGCCTTTCACACAAGATAGCGTAGAAAATGTCCCAATTTTTCAACATGATTTCACAAAATACAAGTTTCCAGCATCCTAGTGACTCACTTACTCAACAACTTAGTAGAAATCACATCACGACCAAATTATTTGCAGAGATACTATCAAGCCGAAAACGATACATTATCTTAAGAATATGTCTGTGCGCGATTGCGTGTCTAGCTGAGTAAGTCGTCCAGGCTCCCACCCAACCCATACCCATATTTGTGAGTTGCAAAGATGTAATCCAAACTATTAGAAAAACAATTATaaataaaacaaaataaGGATTGCACCATTCTCAGtacagcaatggccatgtATTACCAACATACTATTTCCAAATCTCAAACGCCCGTTATAGAACAGTACCGAAACTATGGCAAAAAGCGCAAACAGCTCGACTCTTATCTGCACAATATTCTCACCCGCCAACAGTTCGCTCGCTTAATAGTTTTGTGTCATGACTAGAATCAACCATGTAATAACGgcccaaaaagaaaaatgaaaAAGAGATTTTACGCCCCAAAGAGCCACCCATTGGACTCATCCATGCACCCCATACGACCATATGAGAAGCTTCTGACACATCATTACATGTTCTCAAGCTCGCGATCAATCTGTCGGTCCATGAATGTACGTCTTTCCCCGCTCAACTCTGTCTGCAGACGCTGCTCAACAAGGGCTCGCACTTGCTTCTTGGTAACCGTGTCGAGATCAACTTCACGAAGCACAGACTGGATTGCTTCCACAATGGCAGTGTCATCAGCCGCGATGTGGCCGCGCTGGAAGTCAAACGAAGTCGTCGACACGTTCTGGCCCATTGGGGGACGATTACCACCCGCGTAACCTATGGCAGATGATGATCGATTGCCAGCCATGCCCGGGGCGGGTGTCATGTTTCCTTGCCCGCGCAAGTTCATAACACTACCCCGGTTTGCTGGGAAATCCTGGTATGGTGATTGGCTGCGGTTCATGTCCTGCATCTGGGTTCCCATAGACATCATGGACTGTCTGCGGATGGACGCAGGGGCGTCGTGATACTGGCCCTGTGCGGTAGGTGCACGATTCATGTTGGCAAAGGGAGCTGGTGACTGAGGTGGCATATAGGTATTGCGTCCACCCATTCCCGTCAACACTGAACCCTGAGGAGCCGCGGAGTATACCGACTTAATCTCGTCCATCTCGTACTGATCGGGGTAACCGTAGTCTTGCTTCTCTTGATATCCGCCACGGCGACCGGGGAGGTTATTGGCCAGAGCGTAATCATCCCATCGTTGCAGTGGAACAGAACGAGGATCGAATCCCTCATCGTCGACTGCAACTACCTGTTTGTTGCCCTTCTCTCCAATGACGACACGAGTGTTGCCCCAAGAGAAGTTATCTTGGTTCCAGAATGAGTAGATTGGGAGGATGAAAGAGTAAATGGGGAACGCAATGATGTAGATAATCATCCAACCAATGTGTTGCCATTGTCTCTTGAGGATGAAAACCAATGCTTGCAGGCCATACACGGCTGCCAACATTGCAATAGAAATGGTTGGGAACGGTCCAGTATGCGAAGCCACGCGGTAGATCAAGTAACCCAGATACACACATGTAGCCGGCAAGATGATGGTTCCAAAGAGATCAATGAAGACGACAAAGCGCATACTGAAGCAGCAGAAACCGCACATTTCCTTTAAGCGCATTAGCTCTACCAGGTTGTGAATCGTGGAATTGATCCAACGACGACGCTGAGAAAGCAGAACGCTCCACGATTCTGGTGCGGCAGTTTTGCATTGAGCGTCTCCAATAAACTTGTACGACATGTATGGGAAATGTTTTGTCATTAGTGTGGTCAGGTAACGATCCTCACCAAGAGACAGCAGGTTCTTCTGATGCAGCGTATCAACGTCACAGACGGCGTATTCTTTGATAACAGCATCAGAAATGAGTAGAGGTTTGCCTTTGTCCACGGTCCGCAGACGATACATGGTGAAACTAGACAAAAACAAGGTTAGTTACAAAGGCGTGCAATTTAGACAGAGCGTAATGGAGGCTTACCATCCGGGCAAGCAAGTAACACTGCCGAAGAGAGACTCGAATGCCTTGGCAAGGTGGTGAGAAATGAAGTACTCGTAAACTTGAATCATGGTTGTCCAAGACTTCTCGTCATTCTCCAGGCTCGTCTCACCACAGATACCGGCGatcttggcattgttggcaCAAGCGGACACGAGACGGTTCAGGGAGTCCTCGCTAACTGACGTATCGGCATCCACCATGAGCATGTACTCATATAATTCGGGGTCCACGCCAATAATGTTGTTAATCTGATGGAACATTTCGAGCTCTAGAGGATTCATTGGAGCCCGATGGTGAACTCGGTTGAGGAAGCTCATGAGGAGGATCTGGGAGTCACGTTTGCCACGATTACCAGGCTTTGTCTTACCCTGCTCAGACTCCttgccgactttgacgacaacGAGGTACGGAACGACGTTACCTTCGTACTCGTAGAGTCCCGAGTAGACCTTGCCGTAATTGAGCTGCTCACTACCAGGACCAACGGATTTGAAAGGCAACGCAGGAGGGTCGACTTTGGGGTCCACACCCAGAATATCAAGAACAATCTTTGGCGTTGGGCGATCATTACCTTGACCCACGATAACACCGTCGCAAATTACACAAATCAGCTTTCGTTTGTTGTCATATTGTAGCGCTGTGAGAGAATCCAACGCCTTCCGCAAGGAGTCTTCACCTTCTGTGTAAGCGGGAACCTGGCAGATGACAAACTTGTCTTGTGGTGAGGGTCGTCGTTTAGACGCGAAGCGAAGCGCTGCAATAAACTTAACCAAGATGACAGAGCAGATGATAATAGTGAAGGCCAGGAGGATCCAGTTGTTCACCGTGCATCTCGGCGTGTCACGGAAGTCCGTAATACCCTTGTAAAAGTTTCGCTGAATGCAGAGCCAACTGTTCATGACCTGGGCGTGCTGAGTCTGGTTTCCAACTGAGTTTTGAATGACCTGGTCCAGGAGTGACTTGACCTCCTGACCAGGATTATTCTTGAAAATGTCGGTAACGCTCTCGTCCAGGAATTTATACATGGCGGCATTCTTATAAATATCCAGTGTGTGGAAATAATCCGTAAGATCAAAGATCTGATTACCGTACATTCCCCATGCGCGCTGCATCTCGTTTCCTTGAGACTTGACATCGCCCTCACTCCAGACAAGGTCACCTTTGTAGTACTCCTTTATTTTGGGCTCAAAAACGTTCCAGTACCACAGGGAATCATGCAGCTTGCTGGTAGGATTGCCGTAGAAACCCGAGGTGTGAACTGCAGTACTGAACTCCGCAGTATTATTCTGAATCAACCTTGTCGTCTCCGCGATGCCTAGGCCTTTGCATACCTCGTTCAGAGGTGGGAAAATGTAGTTGTCCAAGTCGTATCCAGCCAGAGGCATCATGTTTTCCGTCGTGGTCTTGACATCAGTGTCACTGTGTTGCTGCTTGTAAAACTTGGTAATGTCGTAGACTTTGCCATAGTGACTGACCCAGAAGTCGTCTCCGCCTTGATGTGTTGCGACCTCTCTCCTGCTCCAGGCTTTATCAAAATTGGGACAGAGAAGGCGCCCAAACTCAATAATCCAAAAAACAATAATGGCattgatgaggaagatcAGAAACACCAGAACAAACTTTTCTCTCCACGCCATCCGAACATCAGGACGTCTCATGCGACCGATATATCGCAATAATGGCGACGGAATCCAGAATGTCAAGGCCCAGACAAATCCAACCCACACACGGCGACCCATCGAGACTTGTTTCGTCTGAATCTTCTTGTTCTTAGCGAGTTCCGGGTCCATAGTGCCAGTGAAGTCGCCTTCAGGGTTGTAATAGATGTCATCTTTGTAAGTGTCGCCCTTGTTGCCTAGTCCATAGTCACCATTACTGACGTTACGCATTGCTGAAGGCGCCACAGATGGAGCAGGATGTGGGCTTTGTCCAAGACCCAGTTGGCTTTGACTAAAATTGCGAGAGTGTACAAGGTGGTCATTGCtgccgttgaagctgggCTCGAGTCCTTGCTGTGGGAAGTAGCTACTTCCATTAGCGGAGTAGCCAGTGTCAAAGCCGGATCCAAAGGGGTTGACGTTCATGGCCGGCATGTTCATGTCGTTGTGCTCGGGCTTCAGGTCGAGCATGCTCTCAGCCTCCCACCAAGCACCTTCTCGCATCCATACGCGGTCTTTACCAACGAAAACCTCTCCGTTGCTCCAACCTCGTTCAAGAGCCCAGCTTTCGatgccatctttgccatccttgcAGCCCAGAATCGAATAACGGCGGACAAACTCGTCAAGGTCAAAGTCGGCAGTGAAATCAAGGTTTCGATTGCGTCGATTCGCCCATTCTGGCAATCTCCATGAGCGCAGCTGACGCGAGACAGTGCCTGCCGACCAGGCAGAAGTAACAGATGGCAGAGCGGCAAGCTGTGTGGGGGAGTCGTCAGTTGGGTGTAGAGATAGGTGATACCACAAGCGATTGGACCCCAATACGGCAGGCAAATCGAAACGCCCAGCACGTCCAAGGTTAATGCCTTCACCATTGATGGGGAAGAGCAGCTTGCGAAGAAagccgccttcttctgctgcgTAGGCAATCTTTTCAAGGACGACCTCGcgcttctccagctcgtGCTGTCGTTCACGGCCCTCTGGAGTCGTCATGATACCCAAATCCGGACTGACATCTGCCACAGCCTGCTGCATCTCCCGAAGAACTGAGGAGCCCGCAGGTGATACATTGACACCGTCTTCAATCATTTCCGTATTGATGCCTTGAGAATCATCAAAAACAGAGCGCATGGAGAGTGCCTTGCCCAAGGTGATTTGGGGCACCTCCATTACGGTGATGGAGACAGTATCCCCAGAATCTTGGTCGGAAGTTGGAGTTCTCACCCCTCGACCATCGGGAGACTCGTCCCCATTCCTGATACGGAGCATTTGCGCGCCGATGGCCTCATTTGCTTTGGAAATTACCCAGTCCACGAGAGACTCGTAAAGCCCTCCAATAAATGTCCATCGGTCCTCAGTGCTGCACTGTCTGAGAAGAGTCTCAGGATCGATACCCAAGAGGCCACTGACATCTTCGCAAATTTCTTCCAGTGTATCCGATTCTACGCCATAATCCAGAGTATTTCCGAGCTTCAGCAAACCAGCCAATGTGGAAATGAAGTTTCTATGAGCAGAGCCTTTGATACCAATATCCTTGAGTGCTTGGCGAAAATCATCGGCGGaggcaccatcatcggcagTTGGGAGGTAGGAAGGTGGATCATAGGTGCCTGACCTCGACAAAAGAGTGTATGAAGATGGACTTTGAAGCCCCAAGAACTCTCTCTCAGCGGGAGTTGAGGCAGATGTAAGGAGATAGTAGAAAACATCAAAGGCTCGATAGCCCGCCTCGGATGGGATGTTCAGCAGTCCATTGACTGTATCAATGCCCCCCTGAGAAAGGGCAAGCGATGCGGCAGTAAGGTTTCCAGCCAGGTTCAGAGTCAACGTTATACCCAAGGCTGCTTGTCGTGGCGTGGAAGGATTGTATGGAGTCACACATCGAAGAAAAGGTTGAACAGCATCAAGGGCTTTGTAGACCGTAGACGGAATCGAGAATGGAAAGCTGGTGAGAAATGGAGTCAAGACAGACGGCGTTGACTGATGAAGAGAGCTACGGAGTATTTTGATTAGCATTTGAACATAATAGTAAGCCTTAGAAGCTCTCACATACCCAAGAATAACACATCCATCTTCGGCTCGTCGACGTGCGTGTTCCCAGGCTTTGGTAGCGAGTGTAGGGTCAACAGTAGGGTTTGCTTGAGCGGCAGTCAGCCAGGTATTGACAACCAAGCTGGTGCTGGATTCTAATTGATGAGGCTGAGAGGCGAGATAGATGTTGTGTATGGCGTTCAGCAAGGTAGTCGTCGAAACCTGTGCAGTCTGAGGGCCACCTGCTCGCTGATTACTAACGCCTTCAGAGCCAACTGAGAATATGGACATGCGGTTCGCCATCTTGGGCAATAGTTAGCCCAGTGATGTCCACGATGGGACGTCGGCGGCTGAGATGAACTCGATGGATGTTGGTtcgatttttttttggcggcAAGACTCGGCCGATTCGAGGCGAAGGTTTCGATTTTGATGTCAAAACAATGGATCGACTGGAAGAATAGCAGCAGAGATCCGAGTGAGAAAAGCTGGGAGACAAGTGGTGGTAAATGGACGTGTCGAGGAAAATACACGAGTTCTCCTTTTTTGTCCACGGCACCGTCGAATTGGACAGACAGAGCTGAGGTGACTGGGCAGCGTAAGAAGCAACGGAAAGGATATTAACGATAGAAAGGAAGCTGCCAAAGCGAGTGAGGCAGGCCTCAGCAAGGCTTGAGGGCAATAAAATCAACAAGCAACGGAAATAAGCCAACGATGAAGCTTTTTCAAGAGAACCAAGAATGAATAGAATACAGGACAAGAGTGGGTGAGGGCGCTGGTGGtgccacagccaaagcaaTCGCGCTGATTTTGGAATGGACTAatgagaccagactcaatgGTATTGGTATGGCCAGGCACGGCCGGGAGTGTCTGGTTGTGAAGAACAAGTCGAGAGGAGGACCATGGTCTCAGGTATTGCGTCGGGCCAGAAAGACCAAAAGTGCAACTATACCCACAGGGCGTGCGGTAGCTCAGCGCACCACCGTTAGCTCCCACAGGGGCTATCGGCGCCGACGATGGTGCCGCTCAGCCTGGAAGGGGTACGAACATTCaggtctgggtctggtctggtggcctGGCCAGACCAGGGCCATGGACCAGCGTGATCGCCGACACGGGGTCCACGGGCTGTGCATCAGGTCTCTCTGTCCGACTACTTTGACAGCACAGCACACACCTGATGTCCAGTAATCTGGTTGTGCCCAATTGACCTAATCCCGCCCATCTTTCACTGAACTTCCAGTACCTCAGTACCTGGCGAAGgtaccagacttcaatgttgaataTCAAGCAATTTGTGGCCCTAACGTTGGACCTGTTGGCGGCCCAAGCCGTTTCCCCGCTGCCCTACCACCACCTCGAAGTGGCAAATTCAGCATAGCAGTACGCCACACATACACTGGAGCTCGAATTAGGCGCTGGTAAACAATGACCTCTGGAGCCTCAGAGCTTCAACACACAGCTGGACCTGTTGGTTGCTCCGGTAAGCACGCCAGTCAGCCAGTCACAATCAAGCGAAGCTCGGTTATCTGCCCATCCTTCACAGCACAGCAGGCAGCGATCTTCAGAGCAagtctttttttttttttttttttgcttctttcctGTCCTGCCCCCTTTTCCAGATTTACCCAAAGACAAGAACGCAAAGGATTCACTGCTTGAGGATTCGCTTGGATTCGTTCTCGTCCGTTTCTACCAGGTACTCCGGATCGCAGTGAGCTGATGCCCCCTCACGTGAAGCGGAGCTGGGAGAAAGTTGACGATGAAAATACGAAGAGGCGACATGCGGCTCCACGCTGGCGCGGGCAAAGTCGAAACCTTGTTGCCAGCAACCaccccatccatcaccagcattGACCAACCACGAGCCATTTAAAACGGCAGTGGCCGCTCGTATCCCGAaaaagatgtctggtgcattgaGCACGCGAAGGAGGGTGGGAATGCTGAGTGGACACACAACATAACATGGGGCAACACGGGCCAGACAGCATTCTAATCTTGGACCGGAGtgttgagtttgaagaccagactgcataTTGCTGCGCCTCGTCCGTCACGCCGCAGTTCCCCATGATGGAAACTTGACTGCTGCAGAACCAAGTCACTGACTGGATGGAGTCTTGACAGGCTCTATCAATTTTTTTCGTGCCTTCGGTCTATCGATTCCTCGTTTACGTGCTCCACGCGCTACGAGCCTACCTCAAcgaacttgaagaagaccaTCGTGCACTGGTCCATGGTGGGCGATGTCTATTTTTATGGGCCAAATAGCAAGCAATGGCCACTTGGCTCTGGATCTTGCGAGCGATCCTCCGGATATGGACAATGAGCCCCgttgcacggagtacggagtaccaaCCTTTGGGATCActgtcttgtccttggcatcacTGCCAGCATGACACAGCAGCCAAGCACTGAGTGAGCTGCTGCGACAACGGTTTGTTGCAAAACAAATGAGACACGGAGCCTAATTCCACGGCCTGATGAACGTAACTAGTCATTCCGGTGCGTGCTACCGAACAATTTATATTCCGTACAGAGTGCGGAGTACGGTGTACAGCAGGTAATAAATGCAGAGTCGGAGCTGAAAAACCAAGGACCCAAAGGTGCCGAACACTCCAAACTGCATCAGCGAATGCCTCTGCATGGAGAGTTTGCGCTATTCCTTACACCAGACGGCTGCCTATGCCTTCGACAACAATCTTCAACCCAAATTTGTGCAGTTCTTTGgtcttccacctccacctTACCAACCAAGAAATCTAGATGAGATGGAGCCAATTATGGCCCAGCCGCCAAACCTGGGGAGTGCCTCTCTCCACCTCTCATGATGGAGATGTCGCAAAAACAACTTCTTATGTCGCTGACGAATGCACGTAGTACTCATTATTCTCCGTAACTGCTAGTTGCCCGTGCCACCAGCATATTTCGTCATTTTACAGTATCAAAAGGTCTTGACGAGGGCC
The genomic region above belongs to Pochonia chlamydosporia 170 chromosome 2, whole genome shotgun sequence and contains:
- a CDS encoding kinase (similar to Verticillium alfalfae VaMs.102 XP_003009088.1) — its product is MRTSTTSPLRLCRPRPSSYLSNSRYTQTCRGLHASRPLRYSPQTVSDVEIAALARQHQHPLSLADLVKHGRPPLSEKSLLSSANFTLSLLPIRLARRIQALRNLPYIVVSNPNISRIYNNYLHSLSILLPYWHAASHGQPISTLKDEIEFTNVLAELVATHTDTIPILAKGFLECRKYISPAEVTRFLDEHLRARIGTRLVGEQHIALHFSSQPHFAPEDSPTPCPEHPSYIGVIDTALKPSLTIDSCAGFVADICELRYGSRPQIYIDGEPDTTFAFIPMHLEYIVTELLKNAFRATVESRAREPVVVTIAPEPPLKEQPGGAPLIKQPDEERGQFRSDAIKPLDDNAPGVTIRIRDRGGGISPDVLPNIWSYSFTTFSDDDGFPGSGGSTSGDGLSAIATASTGGSSIAGLGYGLPLSRAYAEYFGGGIAVQSLYGWGTDVYLRLKGVGNLD
- a CDS encoding chitin synthase 6 (similar to Aspergillus terreus NIH2624 XP_001208683.1), giving the protein MANRMSIFSVGSEGVSNQRAGGPQTAQVSTTTLLNAIHNIYLASQPHQLESSTSLVVNTWLTAAQANPTVDPTLATKAWEHARRRAEDGCVILGSLHQSTPSVLTPFLTSFPFSIPSTVYKALDAVQPFLRCVTPYNPSTPRQAALGITLTLNLAGNLTAASLALSQGGIDTVNGLLNIPSEAGYRAFDVFYYLLTSASTPAEREFLGLQSPSSYTLLSRSGTYDPPSYLPTADDGASADDFRQALKDIGIKGSAHRNFISTLAGLLKLGNTLDYGVESDTLEEICEDVSGLLGIDPETLLRQCSTEDRWTFIGGLYESLVDWVISKANEAIGAQMLRIRNGDESPDGRGVRTPTSDQDSGDTVSITVMEVPQITLGKALSMRSVFDDSQGINTEMIEDGVNVSPAGSSVLREMQQAVADVSPDLGIMTTPEGRERQHELEKREVVLEKIAYAAEEGGFLRKLLFPINGEGINLGRAGRFDLPAVLGSNRLWYHLSLHPTDDSPTQLAALPSVTSAWSAGTVSRQLRSWRLPEWANRRNRNLDFTADFDLDEFVRRYSILGCKDGKDGIESWALERGWSNGEVFVGKDRVWMREGAWWEAESMLDLKPEHNDMNMPAMNVNPFGSGFDTGYSANGSSYFPQQGLEPSFNGSNDHLVHSRNFSQSQLGLGQSPHPAPSVAPSAMRNVSNGDYGLGNKGDTYKDDIYYNPEGDFTGTMDPELAKNKKIQTKQVSMGRRVWVGFVWALTFWIPSPLLRYIGRMRRPDVRMAWREKFVLVFLIFLINAIIVFWIIEFGRLLCPNFDKAWSRREVATHQGGDDFWVSHYGKVYDITKFYKQQHSDTDVKTTTENMMPLAGYDLDNYIFPPLNEVCKGLGIAETTRLIQNNTAEFSTAVHTSGFYGNPTSKLHDSLWYWNVFEPKIKEYYKGDLVWSEGDVKSQGNEMQRAWGMYGNQIFDLTDYFHTLDIYKNAAMYKFLDESVTDIFKNNPGQEVKSLLDQVIQNSVGNQTQHAQVMNSWLCIQRNFYKGITDFRDTPRCTVNNWILLAFTIIICSVILVKFIAALRFASKRRPSPQDKFVICQVPAYTEGEDSLRKALDSLTALQYDNKRKLICVICDGVIVGQGNDRPTPKIVLDILGVDPKVDPPALPFKSVGPGSEQLNYGKVYSGLYEYEGNVVPYLVVVKVGKESEQGKTKPGNRGKRDSQILLMSFLNRVHHRAPMNPLELEMFHQINNIIGVDPELYEYMLMVDADTSVSEDSLNRLVSACANNAKIAGICGETSLENDEKSWTTMIQVYEYFISHHLAKAFESLFGSVTCLPGCFTMYRLRTVDKGKPLLISDAVIKEYAVCDVDTLHQKNLLSLGEDRYLTTLMTKHFPYMSYKFIGDAQCKTAAPESWSVLLSQRRRWINSTIHNLVELMRLKEMCGFCCFSMRFVVFIDLFGTIILPATCVYLGYLIYRVASHTGPFPTISIAMLAAVYGLQALVFILKRQWQHIGWMIIYIIAFPIYSFILPIYSFWNQDNFSWGNTRVVIGEKGNKQVVAVDDEGFDPRSVPLQRWDDYALANNLPGRRGGYQEKQDYGYPDQYEMDEIKSVYSAAPQGSVLTGMGGRNTYMPPQSPAPFANMNRAPTAQGQYHDAPASIRRQSMMSMGTQMQDMNRSQSPYQDFPANRGSVMNLRGQGNMTPAPGMAGNRSSSAIGYAGGNRPPMGQNVSTTSFDFQRGHIAADDTAIVEAIQSVLREVDLDTVTKKQVRALVEQRLQTELSGERRTFMDRQIDRELENM